GAGTTATATCGTGGCACTTACCGGCGGAATTGGTAGCGGAAAATCAACCGTATCCAACGAGTTTTCCCGTTTGGGCGTTCCCGTCGTTGATGCTGATATTATTGCCCGTCAGGTAGTAGAGCCGGGCCGCGATGCTCTCCAACAAATTGCATACCATTTTGGTCATTCCATACTGTTGGCCGATGGTACTCTGAATCGTAAAAAGTTACGTGAACACATTTTTAGCCATTCAGCGGACAAACAGTGGTTAAATAATCTGCTCCATCCCCTAATTCAACAAGAAACCCAACGTCAATTTGCAGATCTAACGGCACCTTATCTGCTTTGGGTTGTCCCATTATTGATAGAGAATAACCTATGTTCCCGAGCTAACCGAGTGTTAGTGGTGGATGTCAGCAGAGAGACACAGTTAAGCAGAATAATGACCCGAGATGGGAGCAACTTACCATTGGCAGAACAAATCTTATCTGCTCAAACTTCACGCGCTGAGCGCCTGTCTCATGCAGATGATGTGCTGAACAATGATAGGGAACCTGAAGCGTTGATACCACAAATTGCCCTATTGCATCAAAAATATTTAACCTTAGCCAACCAATTCAACAAGCAGGATTTGTCGATATGAGTGATTTATCCCAGAACATACTTTTTGAACATCCGCTTAATGAAAAAGTCCGTACCTGGTTACGCCTTGAATTCCTGTTACAACAGTTACAGCACAATCGCTCTTTGACCAATTTAACCAACACCTTAAGCTTTTTCCGCACGGTCAGTGAGTTGCTGGACATAATAGATCGTGGTGATGTTCGTACCGAACTGGTTAAAGAGCTAGAACGTCAACAGCATAAGTTACTGCAATGGATTGATGTTCCCGGCGTTGACAGTGAGCGCCTTAGTGCTTTACGCCATACCTTGAAAGATCATTCGAATACCTTGCTGGTAGCCCCACGCCTTGGGCAAGAACTGAAAGACGATCGATTGATTAGTATGGTTCGTCAACGATTAAGCATTCCTGGCGGTTGTTGCAGCTTTGATCTACCTATACTGCATATGTGGCTACATAATCCTAAATTGCAACGGGACGAACAAGTCACGGGATGGATCGAAACCACAGCGCCGCTCAACAATGCACTTAGTGCCTGCCTTGAATTAATTCGCCAGTCGGGCGCCTTTCAAAAACAAACCAGCCTGAACGGTTTTTATCAAGATACGGCTGAAGATAGCGATATTTTACGCATTCGTGTGGACTCGGCTTATCAGCTTTATCCGCAGGTTTCCGGCCATAAATCTCGTTTCGCCATTCGCTTTATGCCATTTGACAGCGAAATCGGTAACACACCGGAAAGATTTAATTTTGAGATTGCCTGCTGTTAATTGTTATTTGCTGGTGTTTCGACATCAGCGATGTCGAGTATCATCAATAAGAGATAACCTTTTATTTTTGCTATTGATTATGTTATTTGGGAGTATTTTATGAGTGACACCCCGCTTCAGGTAAACTGCCCTACCTGTGGAAAAGCTATTATCTGGAATGAACAAAGTACTTATCGGCCATTTTGCAGTAAGCGCTGCCAGTTAATTGATTTAGGTGAATGGGCCGATGAAGAGAAACGCATTCCAAGCTCTGGCGATCGATCCGATAGTGATGAATGGAGCGAAGAAGAGGAGTAGTAAATCTCGCTCTCCTAGTCAATAAATAACGTTATCGTATCATCTACTGATTATTCAATGCGGTAACGTTGTTTTAGCTCAACAATCACTGGCTGATTTGCTTCCGGAAACTCTGCTACATTAAGCTTCGAAACATCAATCCAGCGAGATACCTGTCCTTCACGCCCTTCTGGCTGACCTTCCCAACCATCGACGATGAAAAAGTGCAGCGTTAGCTGGCGGTCGGGATAGTCATACTCCAACGTTTTTAATGGGATAGAGTGAATCATCTCAATACCCACTTCCTCATAAAGCTCGCGTTTCAAAGCCTGTCTGGCATCTTCGCCTGACTCCACTTTTCCACCGGGAAACTCCCAATAACCCGCAAGATGACTACCTTTAAGTCTCTGGGTAACAAATATAGCCTGCTCAGAATTGATTATGATTCCAACAGCTATTTCGATTCGCTTCATATGGATACTCATAGGTCAGTTATTATTATGTAGATAAAAGGAGAGCGCCAACAGGCGCTCTCGATTAATGACAAAGTCATATAATTCAGTTTTATGTCTTAACATGGCTAATTGTCGGGAGGGGTTGCCGTGGGGGTCGACTTGGCGTAAGCCAACGAAGTGCCAGTAGGCAGACCAGGCCCGACATGCGCTGAGGCCAAGTACAGACGGTTTTCCGGTCGAGTACAAAGTTAATATAAGCACTTTAGTTATTACGACCGGAATGTTTATTGAAGCTAATTCATCTGGTTTGTCATCAGTCTGAGAGCGCCTACCGGTGCTCTCATCCCTTAACAAACTTACTGCAAACTACCATGACACTGCTTATATTTCTTGCCGGAACCACACGGACAGGGATCATTACGACCAATCTTGCGCTCTTCACGTACCATTGGTTGGTTCAGCGCAGGTTCTTCTTCCAGCGCATTCTCTTCCTGATGGCTAAACTGCTGCTGAAGGGCTAAGCGTTCAGCCTCTTCACGACGCTGCTGCTCTAGTGCCTCAACCTCTTCAGGCATACGTACCTGAACTTTGCTCAGCACGCTGATAACTTCATATTTCAGCGCTTCCAGCATATTAGCAAACATAGAGAACGACTCACGCTTATACTCTTGCTTAGGATCTTTCTGTGCATAACCGCGCAGGTGAATACCTTGACGCAGGTAATCCATAGCAGCCAAATGCTCTTTCCACATAGTATCCAGAGTTTGCAGCATCACGCCCTTCTCAAAGTTACGCATCACCTCAGCACCAACGACCTCTTCTTTCAGGTGATAGATTTTAGCGGCTTCCTCTACAATACGTTCGCGTAGCGTCTCTTCATGCAGCTCATGTTCAGTATCCAGCCATTGGGCAATCGGCAGCTCGAGATCGAAATCGTTTTTCAGACGAGTTTCCAGCCCTGGAACATCCCACATTTCTTCCAAAGATTGAGGTGGAATATAACTGTCAATCACCGTGCTAAATACATCCTGACGGATACTGTCGATGGTTTCGCTGATATCACTAATATCCAGCAGCTCATTACGCTGAGCATAAATAGCACGACGCTGATCGTTAGCAACATCGTCAAATTCCAACAATTGCTTACGGATATCAAAGTTACGGCTTTCTACTTTACGCTGAGCGTTCGCAATAGCTTTAGTTACCCATGGATGTTCAATCGCCTCACCAGGTTTCATTCCCAACTTACGCATCATTCCTGCTACACGGTCAGAAGCGAAGATACGCATCAGGGCATCTTCCATCGACAGGTAGAAACGTGATGAACCCGGGTCACCCTGACGACCTGAACGTCCACGCAACTGGTTATCAATACGACGAGATTCATGACGTTCAGTACCGATAATATGTAAACCACCGGCAGCCAGTACACGATCGTGACGCACTTGCCATGCGGCTTTAACTGACTGAATCTGCTCTTCTGTTGGATCTTCTAGCTCGGAAATTTCGCTCTGCCAGCTACCGCCCAGTACGATATCAGTACCACGACCCGCCATGTTGGTAGCAATGGTAACTGCGCCTTCTTGGCCTGCGTTAGCCACAATTTCTGCTTCCATTTCGTGGAATTTGGCGTTCAGCACTTTATGAGCAATTCCTGCTTTTTTCAGCTCATTAGAAACCACTTCCGATTTTTCAATCGAAATGGTACCCACCAGAATCGGTTGTCCCTTGGTACTACG
Above is a window of Limnobaculum parvum DNA encoding:
- the coaE gene encoding dephospho-CoA kinase (Dephospho-CoA kinase (CoaE) performs the final step in coenzyme A biosynthesis.), translating into MSYIVALTGGIGSGKSTVSNEFSRLGVPVVDADIIARQVVEPGRDALQQIAYHFGHSILLADGTLNRKKLREHIFSHSADKQWLNNLLHPLIQQETQRQFADLTAPYLLWVVPLLIENNLCSRANRVLVVDVSRETQLSRIMTRDGSNLPLAEQILSAQTSRAERLSHADDVLNNDREPEALIPQIALLHQKYLTLANQFNKQDLSI
- the zapD gene encoding cell division protein ZapD — translated: MSDLSQNILFEHPLNEKVRTWLRLEFLLQQLQHNRSLTNLTNTLSFFRTVSELLDIIDRGDVRTELVKELERQQHKLLQWIDVPGVDSERLSALRHTLKDHSNTLLVAPRLGQELKDDRLISMVRQRLSIPGGCCSFDLPILHMWLHNPKLQRDEQVTGWIETTAPLNNALSACLELIRQSGAFQKQTSLNGFYQDTAEDSDILRIRVDSAYQLYPQVSGHKSRFAIRFMPFDSEIGNTPERFNFEIACC
- the yacG gene encoding DNA gyrase inhibitor YacG gives rise to the protein MSDTPLQVNCPTCGKAIIWNEQSTYRPFCSKRCQLIDLGEWADEEKRIPSSGDRSDSDEWSEEEE
- the mutT gene encoding 8-oxo-dGTP diphosphatase MutT, producing the protein MKRIEIAVGIIINSEQAIFVTQRLKGSHLAGYWEFPGGKVESGEDARQALKRELYEEVGIEMIHSIPLKTLEYDYPDRQLTLHFFIVDGWEGQPEGREGQVSRWIDVSKLNVAEFPEANQPVIVELKQRYRIE
- the secA gene encoding preprotein translocase subunit SecA, translated to MLTKLMTKVFGSRNDRTLRRMRKSTETINRLEPEYEALSNDELKAKTEAFRERLDKGESLESIMPEAFAVVREASKRVFGMRHFDVQMIGGMVLNDRCIAEMRTGEGKTLTATLPAYLNALTGRGVHVVTVNDYLARRDAENNRPLFEFLGLTVGINLPGMPPPAKREAYAADITYGTNNEFGFDYLRDNMAFSPEERVQRKLYYALVDEVDSILIDEARTPLIISGPAEDSSELYRQVDKIIPKLLRQEKEDSDTFEGEGHFSVDEKSRQVNLTERGLVLIEHLLMDAGMMEEGESLYSPVNIVLMHHVTAALRAHALFTRDVDYIVKDGEVIIVDEHTGRTMEGRRWSDGLHQAVEAKERVDIQNENQTLASITFQNYFRLYEKLAGMTGTADTEAFEFRQIYRLDTIVVPTNRPMVRDDMSDLVYMTEKEKIEAIIEDIKDRSTKGQPILVGTISIEKSEVVSNELKKAGIAHKVLNAKFHEMEAEIVANAGQEGAVTIATNMAGRGTDIVLGGSWQSEISELEDPTEEQIQSVKAAWQVRHDRVLAAGGLHIIGTERHESRRIDNQLRGRSGRQGDPGSSRFYLSMEDALMRIFASDRVAGMMRKLGMKPGEAIEHPWVTKAIANAQRKVESRNFDIRKQLLEFDDVANDQRRAIYAQRNELLDISDISETIDSIRQDVFSTVIDSYIPPQSLEEMWDVPGLETRLKNDFDLELPIAQWLDTEHELHEETLRERIVEEAAKIYHLKEEVVGAEVMRNFEKGVMLQTLDTMWKEHLAAMDYLRQGIHLRGYAQKDPKQEYKRESFSMFANMLEALKYEVISVLSKVQVRMPEEVEALEQQRREEAERLALQQQFSHQEENALEEEPALNQPMVREERKIGRNDPCPCGSGKKYKQCHGSLQ